gagttgagaaggTAGgtaagccatgatcttgttgaatagtggagcaggtttgaagggtcaAATGGACTACTCCAACTCCTACTACTTATGTTCTCCAAATTCTGAAACTATTTACATTGCAACCTCAGTGATGCTAACATTACAATTTAATGATAGATTTCAAGAGACTTGGCATGTACAGCGAGAAAAAACACCAATGGATGCTTGTGTTTATTTAAGAAAATAAGGTTATTTGAAAATAACCAACAATTTTTAAATTAAGATTCTCTGTCCCACCCACCCCCTGGAAAGGATGTTCTTCACAAATGCAACAATTCTCCCTAAACTCAGTCCTTCGAAGGAACAATTATTTTGCAAGAACCTATTTGAAAAGGTCCTCAGATTGAATGGGAGTACATCAAGATCAATTTAATTAGTAatcaaaacataaaatgctggaaatgtacagGTCAGCCAGCAGCTCGAGAAATTATGTTATATGTTTTTTTCAAAAACCCTTTATTTTCCTTCTCCAAGACCTTGGCATTCTTGCCcagaattgtggtgcccagaattggacacaatattccagctgagacctaaccagtgacttAAAGGTTTAGCACAATTTCTACCTTTTTacactatttataaagtccaggatcacatatgctttttaaaacagcatcaacttgtcctgtcatcttcaaagatttgcGAATGTGAATACCCAGTTCTCACTAATTGAAAATGGACAATTGAGTTTCCATAACCAATAAACGTGAGGTTTAATATTTCATGCAAAAgagagcacctccaacaatgcagcactgaagCTATCAGCCTGGAATACATACACAGGTCTCTGGGGTAGGACTCAAGTCACGAACGTCTGACTCATGCCCGTCAGTCCTTGGTTCCGATGGGTCACACCTGCAACATCAATAACATTTGCCTTTCCAGATCCTGACCGACcctatatttccagcatttgctgtttttattttagacttGCAAACCTTAGCATTTTTTGGGGGgggatttttctttaaaaaaaaaatcagggctggTGTAAAATATCACATGGATTTGCACTTTTTTCTTTTGTAAAAGGGGCTAAACTGCCCCTACAACTGGTAAATGAAGTAAGGAATCATTTTGTAAATTCAGGCAACTTTTTTTTTGGAAATGATCTAATGGCATCTTCCAACTCCCCAGCCCTGCTCAGTAACCAGGAGGCAAATGAGAGCAAAATCTCTCGCTCTTACAATATTCAGCACGCTTTTCTTCTTATCGGCTTGGGCCTGGCTTTTCCCATCGCTCTgggcctcagtactttgctcttggCAAGCGGCCACACTCTTCTTGCCTCCATTGTTTATATCCCCGCCGCTCGGCGCGGCTCCCCCTTCGTTCCTCAGCTTCTCCTCTTCCATCTTCTTCTTGAAAAGCGCCATGAAGCTGCCATCGTTGGCAAAGGCGTTCACCCCTTTGCTTTCTGAGCCACCATCCGCTTCATTCCTCTCGGAGCTTCCAGAAACTTCACGGTTCCTCCGCCTGTCCGCCATCTTGGGGAAgaaggggggagggcggggggggggggggggaccgctGAGGCTCCTGGGAGGAGACCCCCCTCACTTAAAACCTTTTCTCAAAATTGCACTCTAAACAAAACAACTCATGGTGCAAACCAAatgattttaaaaaaggaaaactgTCATATCTTTTTCCGACAAATCTGAAGTGTTAATTCAATATGAAGAAAAAAGTTGGTCAACCGAAACACGCAAAGCATGACGGATCTTTAAACAGTGCTGGAACATAAATATACTTTAGTTATAAAAATATGGACAATTTTCATTCTAATAGCCATTAAGTGTAAAATAATTTGTTTTAAAGTAGGAATTTGATTAAGAAATAGCCCAACCAATTAAAATTGGTTTTACTGAAGCGACCTGCGCCAATTAACGTTGACGATGGAGAAGGGTATGAGGAGACGTGGTACATGGTGATGCTCTCAGTTGTGGGGAATGTAAAATCTATTGGTGGATGTTTCGATCCGTTACTCACACTAAGGTCGCTCCGCTTATTAGGTGTTCCGATGCTGAGGACGGTTGTTTCCTGGAAATATCGATAATTAAGAAGGGAAAAGGGTTCGAGGCTTGGCTCCCAATCACGTGATTTGAGATGGCGGCGGCGATAGATGAGGAGTTTGAGGATGCCATTGACGTGGAGCCCCTGGAGCCCACCCTGGCCAACATCATCGAGCAGAAGTCTCTCAAGTGGATCTTTGTGGGTGGGAAAGGAGGGGTGGGCAAAACCACGTGCAGGTAAAAGCAGGGAAGGAGCACCCAGTAGATTGCTCACATAGAATTGTTATTAGactgaaaagaaaaagaaaaacataTTTATATAACTCCTTTCACGACCACCGTACGtcaaaaagtgctttacagccaattaagtacttagtTACtattgtaggaaacgtggcagccacttTGCGCACAGCGAACACTCAcaacaatgtgatagtgaccagataatctgtttttgtaacgtTGATGAAGAAATCTGGCCAGGGCACtgaggataacttccctgctcttgttcaaaatagtaCCATCAGATCTTTTCCATCTGTCTAAACAGGCAGACcacatgggaaataggagcaggagcagaccattgaCTGACTCCCCCCCCTGCCCGCCCATCCCAAGCCCAAAGTCTGTTCTGTCCTTAAAtgcaatcgtggctgatcttcaaTATCAACTTTCTAGCCTGATAACTTGATTTTTTCCCCCTAgaattcaaaaatctatcaatctcagtcttgaatatactcaatgaccaagcatccacagccctctggagtccaGAATTTCAAAGATTTGCAACCCTTAGTGAAGAAATTACTCTTCCCCTCAatcctaaatggttgaccccttaccccttatccagccaagggaaacaacctctcggcATCTACCCAATCAATTCCTCTAAGAAatgtatacatttcaatgagatcacctcttgttcttctaaactccaaagaatacaggccttttctactcaatctgtcctcttaggccaaccctctcatcccaggaatcaaatcTACTCAACTTCCATTGCACCCCCTCTAAGTGTGTTCTTCCTTGGGTACAGAGGttataactgtacacagtactccagtgtggtCTTATCAAAGACCTGTACAATTgccgcaagacttcattactcttgAGCTCCAATTCCCCTTGCATTAAACATAGCTGTTGGCTTCCTAATTGCTGAAAATTGTAGCCAAACTTAATTAGATTATCTTAAAGTGCTTTTTTCTTCTAATTGAGCAAGTACCCATTCAATGAGTATCTTCAATAGAATGTATTAAAAAAAATCTGGTCCCCTATAGATTTTCCTATTAAAGGGTTTTTTTGTCAAATCTCAATTGGAAGAATTGCTTTGTGTAACCTTTTTTGTTATCAATGGTATGCTTCACAAAGATGATGGGAATTGTGTAAAATGTAGACTTTCAAAGCTTTTTGGTGCTGTAGTAGGAGTTTGCCAGATTTGAGGAGTAACAGCTTCATTTTTCTCTGAGATAGTGATTTGACAGCAAAAAGACATCGTGGCCATTTGTTGCACTGTTGGTGAGGTACTGAGGATTGCTGGAACCAGTGTAATTACCCTAGCAAGAAAATTCAGGAGAGGAGTTAAAATTGACACATAAGCACAAAAATGTGATTGTGGCAATGACATCTTATCCTTTCTGTTGTGTTCCATTATTGCACCAAAGTCACTGAGTATAGGGCATTGTCTTAGTTCAACCAGTacaagttacatgtgctgtgggaggaaaggaaggaaggaataaATGAGGATCTCTCTCAAATCTTGCCCCAGTGGTCACTTTTGATGTTTCATATGGTTGTATCTAATTTATCAATGTGTTCTCCAAAACAGCTGTAGCTTGGCTGTACAGTTGGCGGAGGTTCGGGAGAGTGTGCTGATCATTTCCACAGACCCAGCCCATAACATCTCTGATGCATTCGATCAGAAATTCTCGAAAGTACCAACAAAAGTGAAGGGCTACGACAATCTGTTTGCTATGGTAAGTAAAATTATAAGCAGCGGAGAATAACCAGTACAAAATAAATGTGTATATGGCTCAAATAATTTATCTTAAGTGAATGAGGTAAACAAATAACTGATAAAGACCTAGCTGTCATTGTAATCAGGGATTCCATATTTGAACAGTTAATAGGGGAAAAAATGCTACAGCTACTTTGTAATAAGACTGCTATTCAAATCTGATACATGGAGGATTGAATTATTACATTTTGTGAATCTTGAGGTGTGTGTTTCTTTGCTGAGATGAGACTGAATGCCAAAGCAGTCTTTAACAATGTTGCAGCTTTCCAATCTGCAAAGATGGAATTCAGATTGGGAGGATAGTTTTCTTTTTTATAAAAAAGTTTTAGTGCAAGAAAAGaccacagctgaaggcacagcgaaTGATGGGGTTACGGAAGTGGGAGACGCGCAAGAGGCCAGAGATGgaggagtgcagcattccctgagggttgtagggctggccgCCCAGTTTAAGTTGGAAGTGTACGCTAAATGTGTGATTCTCATGAAACCCAAATTGGCTGCTTTGATGGAGATTTCTATTCATGTTTCATGCAAGAGAGTGCCTGCAAATAACACCTGGTCAAACACGGAAGATTGTATTGAAATTCTAGTTGGGATGGATAAGGCTAGGCAAAGAAAGGATAGCAACCTGCGTTCAAGAAGCTGAACCGCAGTAAAGTCTTGTCTGCATTTTTGTTTACAAAGGAGTTTAGAGTAGGATATGTGAATGCACAATTGCACCTTGTCAGCAATATTGAAAATAAATTGTATATTATACACAGTTGTGTATAAATAACTGTCTGTGATGATTATATTTTCATCTTTTTAATACCCTCCATTTTACAAAAAACAGATTAGCCTttccagagccttggtcagaccccatctggagtacaatGTTCAATTTTGGGAACcgtacttcaggaaggatatatttgtcttgGAGGGGTGGATTTTTAGCAGAATGATACCAGCGCATAAGGGTGAAAAGGTTTTCATAAACTTGGCTTTTATTCCTTTGAGTTTAAAAGATTGAGAGAGGTCGAATATGTTGTGAACTAATAAGGTGTGAACTCAGGAAGCCCTATTTTTACAGAAAGGgtttagaaatctggaactctgcctCTCCAAATGCTGCTCTTACTAGGTCAATTAAAATCATTaagactgggattgatagatttttattcggTAAAGGTATCaactggagttgaggtacagagtaGCCATAATCTGATTGAATGTCAGAACCTGCTAGAAGGGCTTAATACTCTATTCCCATTCCTGTGTTCTCTACCCATCTCTTGAACAAAACTTTGTCATCTGCTCTAATCTTTCAGCTCAAAGTCTGCTTTCCTGTGCTTATTTGTGAGGCACCTTGGGCTGTTTCTTGATATTTAAGGGTGCTGTAGAAGTTCAAGTTGCTGTCTTCTGTTTAAACTAGCTCTActagcgacatgaaatcgtgtgacattgatcacaagtcgtgggagtcagttgccagcattcgccagagctggcgggcagccataaagacagggctaaattgtggcgagtcgaagagacttagtagttggcaggaaaaaagacagaggcgcaaggggagagccaactgtgcaacagccccaacaaacaaatttctctgcagcacctgtggaagagcctgtcactccagaattggcctttatagccactccaggcgctgcttcacaaaccactgaccacctccaggcgcgtatccattgtctctcgagataaggaggcccaaaagaaagaacttcaTACAGTGATAAAAGATATTGGGGGAAAAAAATGCTAGAAATGTCACAATGTAGAGTGCTATCAGAATGAGAAAACGAAGTTCATGTGTTGGATGGGGCCCCATTGTTTTGTTGAGGTCTTCGCCAAAATGTCAACCCCATTTTTTTTACTGGATGTTCACTGACCTGCGTGTCTCCAGGATTTTGTGTTTTCACCATACAGTAAATTATCATGATATGCATTTTAAAAATGgtaattttttaaaaagagcatctTTATGCATAATTATCAAGGTGAGACATAGCGCACATTAACTTTATTCACATTCACAAAGCTGGGTGCGAGGGAgaaaatgtgagctgtgaggagggtgcaaagaggctccaatgtgctttggacaagttgagtgagtgggcaaatgcatggaagatgcagtataatgtggataaatgtgaggttatccactttggttgtaaaaagagGCCGATTAttgtctgaatggtgatagattgggaaagggggaggtgcaacgagacctgggtgtccttgtacaccagtcgctgaaagcaagcattcaggtgcagcaagcaattaggaaggtgaatggtatgggtcacagtctcaggatatggggtatgccatttcgaaccaggacgaggagaaatttcttcactcagagggtggtgaacatgtggaattctctaccgcagaaggcagtggaggccaagtcattaaatatattcaagaaggagatagatatattaatgccaaagggatcaagggatatggggagaaagcgggaacagggtactgaattagacgatcaaccatgatcttttttgaatggcggagcagggccgaatggcctactcctcctattttctatgtttatgtgCATTCCAGCCCCTGTGCCATCAGTGATGTGTGCTCATCTGCCTCAATGATGGGCCTTATCTCCAAGATCTGAAGTGCGACCCATTGCTTCAGAATAACATTATCTACTCCAGTCAGCTGAATTTTGCACTGTAAGCTATTAGTCAATGAAATTCTACTCGCAGTGATTTTATTGTTATCAATTAGCCACTGCTAAAATAAGAGATGAATGCTAGACAGATATATGAAGAGTTCCTCTGTTGCTATCCCATTCTGTAATTTTAGGACCCTGGTGGCTGCACAAATTGAAATTGCTGGTTGACATGAAATATTGAGAGATTTATGCTGTGTCTGTACCCACTGACGACAAAGATTGAGACAGTTAGCAGAGGGAAGTAGTTTTCATGTATTAATTCTGGGTTAGATTTAAACCCAAGTCTAAGCTAGAGGGGTGGTGTACTAACACTGCCAAATAGTGTCCATTAAtgtctttttaaaattattttttttaaaaagctgaagtTTTATTTTACCGTCCTACAAATGCTGACTCTTGCTGGAAGCTCTCCAATATCTCGTCCAAGTGGTTATTGATGCTGAGCAAACCCACTGAGGTAGGCCTGAGCTGGCTGCTGTTTCTCATTTGATATCCACATGATTTTGACCATGGGTCATTTGATTACAACCATGAAGGGACCATGGCCCACTGGTGTTAAGGCCAGTTGGTAACACACTGATCTCAATGGGATTGACTAACTTGACACATACTAGGGCTTCTGACAGTTAAAGGTTTTCCGTTTACCTGCTGTATGAAGGAGAAAGTTTTTGGGAATTTCATATCCTGTATGAGCTTAGATTTCAACAATGAACAAGCTGAATCTTTGCTGTTGCTTTTCCCTTTCTTTGCGCAGGAAATCGATCCAAGCCTGGGAGTGGCTGAATTACCcgatgaattttttgaggaagataATATGTTGAGCATGGGTAAGAAGATGATGCAGGAGGCGATGAGTGCATTCCCAGGCATTGATGAAGCTATGAGCTACGCCGAAGTCATGAGGTAATGTGGGAgggaaaggaacataggaacaggaggaggccatttagctgctcaagcctgttctgccattcaatgagatcatggctgatctgtgacctaactccataaatgtgccttttccccatatcccttaatacctttggttaacaaaaagctatcaatATCCGTTTTAAAATTAGtacttgatctagcatcaattgttatTTGTGGAaaagtgttccaaacttctaccaccctttgcatgtagaatttccatataacttcactcctgaaaggactggctctaatttttagactagtcCGAGACTCACCAACCAGcaaaaatagtttctttctatcctaacggaggcagaaagtaggaaactatagaccagttagtttaacatctgtctttgggaaattgttagaatccattattaagcaagtaataacaggacatttagaaagtcaaaacgcaatccatcagagtcagcatggttttatgaagggtaaatcgtgtttgactaatttgctagagttcttcgaagctgtaacaagtaaagtggataatggggatcctgtagatgtagtatatttggacttccagaaggcatttgataaggtgccgcacaaaaggttaatacacaaggtaagatcacatggggttaggggcaatttattagcttggatagaggattggctaaccaagagaacagagagtcggaataaatgggtctttttctggttggcaagatgtaactagtggagtgccacagggtttggtcctcgggccccaattatttacaatctatattaatgacttggatgcagggatagaaggtactacagccaaattttcagatgacactaaaataggtgggatagtaagttgcaataaagaaataagaaatttacaaatggatatggatgggttaggtgaatgggccaaaatttggcagatgggatttaacgtggataagtgtgaggttatccattttgttcggaagaatagaaaggcaaattattatctaaatggaaaaaaacttcagagtgcttcggtgcagaggaatctgggtgtcctcgtgcatgaatcgcagaaaactagtttgcaggtacagcaggtaataaggaaggcaaatggaattttggcatttattgctaaaggaatagagtataaaagtagggaagtgttgctgcaactgtgcaaggctttattgagaccacacctggagtattgcgtacagttttggtccccttacttgaggaaggatgtagtttcactggaagcagttcagaggaggttcactagattgattccagagatgaggggtttgtcttatgaagagagattgagcagtttaggcctttactctctagagtttagaagaatgcgaggagatctaattgaggtatgtaagatgattaaggggattgacaaagtagacgtagagaggatgtttcatcCTGTGGGGCATTCTAGAACGggaggtcatagtttcaggataagagtgtggtggatgctgggacattgagtgaatttaaggaggagatggacagatttttaattagtaatgggttgaagggttttggagaatgggcaggaaagtggagttgaggccgagatgagatcagccatgatcgtattgaatggcggtgcaggctcgaggggctgaattgcctactcctcctagttcttatgttctatctgttccccttaatatcttgaaaacttcgatcgcatcaccccttaaccttttaaattccaggaaATAGAACTTGAACCCAAAAATATGTAAAGTTAATGGTGCAGTGTTATTTTCACCAAAAGATAATATTCACGATAATATTGTTCGAGAGATCTGATTTTTATCTGCAGCTCTGTCTGTTTAAATCTTTAATATTTAGCATTATAGGTGAAATACTGGTGGCACATTATGCCTGGTTCATTTGATTTGAAGGATAAGCTGTTAATTTGCGTACATGATTTCTTCATGAATCAGGTTTCTAGTTTTCAGCATTTCTCCAACCCACTGAGGATTGGAAAATCCTGGGCCCTGGCTTTTAATAGGATTGGGATTAAGCCGAGAACTGTCTTTCGGTCTCGTGAACTGGTGCAAACCTGTGGAAGTGCTATAATTATGGaaggaaggggcggcacagtggcgcagtggttagcactgcagcctcacagctccagggacccgggttcgattctgggcactgcctgtgtggagtttgcaagttctccctgtgtctgcgtgggttttctccgggtgctccggtttcctcccacaagccaaaagacttgcaggttggtaggtaaattggccattataaattgtcactagtataggtaggtggtagggaaatatagggacagatggggatgtttgataggaatatgggattagtgtaggattagtataaatgggtggttgatggtcggcacagacgcggtgggccgaagggcctgtttcagtgctgtatctctaatcaaaaaaaaacCTTGTGGTATAGGGTGTGAGTATGTTCATGGGAATTTAAAATGTTCCCGTGTACTTTGCCCTTAATGTGTACAGGGTGCAGACTAGCAAAAGCTAAAGGATTGCTGTCAAGACGGTCTTCAAGCAAGAGTGATCAACACGTGAAACAAATTTTCTGATCAAGTTATAAAGAAAACAGCCCTGAAATCATTTAAGGAGCAGTTGAATGTTGCatcggggtggagagagagactttgTCTCTGGTAACTATGGATATATAAGCTAAaatgaaacttctttacccagagaggggtttcaatgtggaactcactaccaaatACAGTGGTTGAGGAGAATATGGGAAAGCTAAATAAACACGAGAGACAAGAAGATAAGATTATGcttatagggttagatgaagaggggtggaaggggaCTCGTGAAGCATAAATGCCATCCTCAGCCAGTTGAGCCAAagagcctgtttttgtgctgtatatacTATGTACTGTTTTTATTTTCCATCTGTTGTGTAATTTATACTTTGTCAGACATGGAGATTTTACCTTCTAAATGTTTTATTTAGGTGATCTAAATGAAGCTTCAAAATCTGTTTTATGTTTTGGAAAATGTGGTGTGTTTTGGGGTGGGGGTGTGTAGTAATGCTTCTATTGAGCTATTTGCTGATCTCCTGGATCTAAAGCTAAATGTTAGAGCTACGTGGATAGTAAACCCTATTGTGCACTGAACCCCAGCCCACTGTTTATCTTGCTGTGAAAAATCTAAAACTGTTTAATTGTATCTTAGCTGGGTTATACCAATGAAGCTCTGCTCTCAAATTTCTTGCAGATAAGTGACAGGCTGGATTATTGTGTCTCCACGTGCATGTTAATCTGCACAGGCCATTAAAAAGGTGAAAGGCTTGAGCCTTTACATATTTTGATGCATTTTGAGAATGTGTTGAGCTTGAGTTATGGAATTGGGCAGATTCTCAAACCTTTGTCAGAATAAGTTGTTCAAGGGTTGCTGCACCAGTAGAAACCATTGCTcagtttacaaaaaaaaaa
This genomic window from Heterodontus francisci isolate sHetFra1 chromosome 43, sHetFra1.hap1, whole genome shotgun sequence contains:
- the trir gene encoding telomerase RNA component interacting RNase — translated: MADRRRNREVSGSSERNEADGGSESKGVNAFANDGSFMALFKKKMEEEKLRNEGGAAPSGGDINNGGKKSVAACQEQSTEAQSDGKSQAQADKKKSVLNIVGKRRGGAKLALKTGMVAKKHKAEEEAEARGGDAWAKYMAEVKKYKAHQCSDDDKTRPLVK